TATAGAAAAAGTATGTTTAAAACTTTCAGCAAGATTCAAACCACAATACTATCCCAGAATGctgctttatttaaaattattattattgttattattattgtcgttGTTTTGGTTACTACTTCATTTTAGGTGTTTTTTCAGTCAACAAAGTCCTGTGCTTATATTATTGAGAGACATGAATCATCTGTAGGAACGTTCAGAATGACATGTAGTTCATGTATGGTATGGAGTATGATATTAACTTTCGCCGTACTGGTGATACTTACAGAGCGATTTTGTAGAGTTGCACCACTGGCACAAGAATTAGTAATGGAAATTCTGatctgatgtatttcttcaAATCAAACTCTTCCTGCACATTCTCTGATATCAGCAACAAAACCACAATGGCTGACCATTCTGCAGGAGACAGTTCTGCGTCTGAATGCGAGTCCCGATATCTTTTGAGTTCTTCCACTAGAAATCTGTAGTTCATTTCCTTCAAACAGAAGAAGAGATTGACAGCTTTTTCTGGAATAAGATCCCCTCTTATCTTCTCCAGTATGTATGTGATTGTTTCCTCAAGACTCTGTGAGCTGTTCTCTGTTACTGGCAGAAGGCCTCGTAGGAGTATCTGGTTGGAGTCTATTGACATGGCAAGAAGGAAGCGGAGGAAGAGGTCCAGGTGTCCATTCCGACTCTTCAAGGCCTGATCTACTGCACTCTTGTGTAGGTCAGTAATCATTAGTTTGGCCTTGCTGGATTTATATTGGTGAAGTaagttcttatttctgtttgtaAAACACTCAAACACATATAGAGCAGCCAGAAACTCCTGAACACTCAGGTGCACAAAGCTGAACACTCTCCCCGGAGACTCCACATCTTCCCCAGGAAAGATCTCTGTACACAACCCAGAGAGCAATGAGGCCTCAGTGACATCAATACCGCACTCTTTCAGGTTGTCTTCGTAAAATAATGACTGCTCCTTTTTCAGTTGTTTGAATGCCAGTTCTCCCAGTTTCAGAATGAACCGTTTTTCAGCTTCTAACAGCTCCATTGGGGTTGCCTCATGGATTCCTTGAAACTTCTGTTTCTTCATGTTTATCTGAATGAGCAGGAAGTGTATGTACATTTGCGCCAAAGTTGTGGGGATTCCGCTGCAGCCTTCATCACTCGACATTCGCTCAAGGACAGTAGCTGAAATCCAGCAAAAGACTGGTATGTGACACAAAACATCaaggatttttaaatttttcagGTGTGACATGACCTTTTCAACCTGTTTGTGATCCCTGAACCTCTTTTTGAAATATTCCTGCTTCTGGGCGTCACTGAATCCATTTATCTCTGTCACTTGGTCTACATATTCATGAGGGATCTGCTTGGCTGCCGCTGgtcgggaggttatccagatgAGAGCAGacggaagcagattccccttaatgaggttgGTCAGCAATACATCCAGCAATACATCCTTTGTTAAATCAGAGCAAAAGTCATTTGTCTGGAAATTAAGAGGAAACTGACACTCATCTAGTCCATCGAAGATGAAtaaaactttaaacatataaaatTCAGTACTAAGCTCCTTTAACTCTGGAAAGTACTTTTGAAGAAGTTGCATCAGACTGTATTCTCTATCTCTCTCAAGGTTAAGATCCCGAAAGTGAAGAGGAAACACAAAAATTACATCTTCATTTGCTTCTCCATCAGCCCAGTCAACGATGAATTTCTGAACTGAGACTGTTTTtccaatcccagcaatcccctTTGTCAATACAATTCTGATGGGATTACTTTGTCCACTTAGAGGTTTAAAAATGTCATTGCATTTGATTGTAATCTGCTTTGCAGTTTGTGCTCTGGCTAAAATCTCCacttcattcatttcattgccGTCATTTTTGGTCTCTTTATtcccatattttgaaatgtgaaCTTCTGTATAGACGCTCCTCAAGAGTGTTCGATTTCCTTGACTAGCAATCCCCTCAAGTATgtgttcatatttttttttcaacttgactttcattttcatttgacaTGTTCTTATATAATGCACTGCAAGAACAAACAACTGTAAGTTCAAGAACATTTCACTGTGCATTTTCAAAAATCACAAGACAGCTGTAGTAAGTTTTGCACAATGATTTATAATGTATGGTGTTCAGAGTGAAAATTTAAATCCCTTTACCAATAATTTAATTAGGGAGGCGAAATTAAATCTGCTGATATTTAGATTTCTATGGAAAACCTAGTGGCCATGAATTCAGTTCCTGTCTTAATCTCCATTTTAAGCAAAAGCCATGAGTTTATTCTATGTATAACATCGACATGTACAGTAATACAGGCATCAAAAGTTTAGCTGCATagatattttgccatttttagcgTTAAATCCTTCAGCTGTTGTCCAAAGACAAAACAAACTCTTACACTTGTCCTCTGTCTCTGTGACGTCCTTCATGTCCCTTAGGATGCGCTGTGTGATCTCCAGAGCCCTCTCTTCACCACAGCTCTCCACCATCTTCTTAAGAACAACCAGGGTGTCACAGTCCACCAGCTGGCCTGCACTGATTTCTGGGTAATCCTGTTTTAAAAGCCTCCTGAATTCTTTCAGTTCATCCTGTTCAAATCTCATAATATCCTATAGGAAGTAAATTGAATACATACAAAAagtttatacattttatacagTTATTCTGTTCTGAAGTCTAACATACAGTTATGGAAACAAAGATCAAACTAtaaattgtaaaaaatattaGTAGTGTAGTGATCCACTTTTATGAAACTATAGTACGAAATTTCAAGATGTGGGTTATATACACTTAACATTGGAATACAACCAACCACATACAAATTACCATATTTTCGCTGTGGCTTAGAACAGACAGATGGTTCTGAATTAACATAATGACCCAAAACTGGCCTGAATCATGAGAGATTGCAAGAAATATTCAACTGTTTGGGGATCAACAATGGACTGTAATCTGTTCCCAACCGGGTTTACTCGACTTAAAGGTATtcacatatgttttttttttcttcaacaCATTTCATTATTATATTATGGTTTCATGGGTGCAAATTGAGTATGTTTAAGGCTTTTCTATTTGTAAAACttgaaaattgaaaaaatataaaacatcgTATGCCTTCAGTTTGTATATGAAGTTGAAAAACTCGTCATTCTTCTGCAGACAGCTTGACTGCTGGACCCTGGGGacagaacatgaaaaacatCATTTTCAGATGGAAAACATGAAGATGGACCATAGAATAACAGGTTCACGTTCATGGGGTTTCATTCCAGCGTCTACAAACATTGACCAGGTAGAAAATTAGCTCAACCAACATAGGAGAAAAATAAGAGTCACATAACTGTTGTGTGCTAATATGCCACCCAAAAAAGTAAACTATGCTGCTCAATCTCAGATcctgaataaaaaatattaccTTGTATCAGGCGAATCCTGCTCACTGAAGGTTATTATTCTGTGCTCTGACCTATCAGACTTCACTGACAGATAGCTTTGAGTCTCTACGTTTTCCTTCTGCTGCACCCTGTGTTTTGAACATAGACAGCAAACTTCTAATTAACCTCATCTCCATATtacaatgaaaatattttcattgcTATGGCTTtactttaaaatgcataatagaCAACTTTCTCCTGCTTATCTTTACCGGGCAAAGATGGTGCACAGGTAACAGAAATGTTTGGGCAGGAAATTCAAAGGCCAGCATGAATTCAGCGAGagcagcattttatttatttctttgtaaTTAATTTGAAGTAGACTATGTCACACATATACAATCATTAGGAATTAATTTTTACCTGTCATAAGATATTCCCCTCTCCTCACGCTCCTCAGAGACACTCATTTTGGAGGCTGCTCCTCTCTCCTCACGCTCCTTAGACACATTCATTTTGGAGGTTACTCCTCTCTCCTCACGCTCCTCAGAGACACTCGTTTTGGAGACAGTtctcctctcctccttttcCCTTGTCTTTCTCTGCACTTTTCCCTGTGAAATGTAGAGTTAGCTTCCTGTGTAATTCTCCTTGAGCAGATTAGGTGAATATCGCAAATATTTCCAAAGACAGCAAACCTCTCCAAATAAGGAAAACCAACATGTTTTCTGATTAAATATGGGGAgttattttgtatatattttcttttctttagaaatgtaGTCAAACCACAAAATGACACTGTACCTAACTTTTAAACAATTAAATTAATGGGTCGTATTAAGTTACATACATATTATGTCGCAGTTTGTGCATAGAAGCCACTTTACCAGGGAATGTCAGGTGATGTTGTATTAAATGTCTGGTGATATTTTGTTAAAATGAGCTAAATGGCTAACAATGTTGTAATAGGAaacttcttttaaaataaaacacagcctGGGACTTTAAATGATGTAAAATGGCAAAACATTACAGATAAATGTCATTAGGGAGTACAGGATGTTCTAACATTTCATCATCAATTTCACTTTTATATCCCTATTTGAGAAGGCACTACTTCGTGTTAGGTATGTACTTTTTAGCCAATATTTGAACATTCGTTCAAACATGATATGAAAAATTCTTATTCAAACTGTAATTAACCCATTCGAGCAGggtggtaaaatattttttgaaatagttcAGTGTTCTCTAGCAATACTTTTGCGTTCCATCACAATACTTCTACGTTACTAATAATAACTGTGGCCTATTGTGGTAAGCCTTTTAGGGAACGGGATGTCAAAAAACATAATCTGCCCAAAATACTGTCAAGCAAACAAAACATACATCTTACAAAACTCCGCGTTAACTAATCACCCAAAGCTGAACAGAACCAcaaaaaagctttttttgtttttgttttaccacCCAGTCACTCACCGTAATCTTACTCTCACTTAACAAACAACTACTGCGTAACAGTTAATAAAACCAGTTTGAACTTGGATGACTCTATATACTGTACCAATTCCTAAATACAACATGCATGCCcacatatttgttttaataacAATCAAGACATCTGAGGTATTAATATCATTATCTAATGTTCATAATAaaatattcatccatcttctagaacaggggtgggcaatcttatccacaaagggccggtgtgtatgcacgTTTTCTCTGCATCTCCCTAAtcaggtcactaattagaggactgactggctgaagagtcctcagacctgggtttgaacagctgacctaaaggttatcccaaagccctacctgcatacacaccggccctttctagatccacttgtcctatgcagggtccaGGGAATAACTAAAGGTGAATTTCAACCTGTAATACTTCCACATTTAGATGTCCTAATATTATACACATGGAATTGTAGAACTGAAATATCCAATCCTGAAGTCAATCCCACAAAGCACAGAACAGGGGATATGTTAGACGAGACGCAAGTCCATCTCAGAACCCAAAATATCGCACATGAAAcaagttttttaattttttggggcactaaatatactttatatatttaaaaattaacagtaatttattaaaattatttgtgTAATCCAACgttttatgtcataaattatATATCAGAAATAAGATAGAAAAGTCATACGTGTaattataacattttaaaaaccacAACTTACCTTTCAAAGCGTTTCATTCACTCTCTGTTGTTGGACTGACTAAAAATGTTACTTTCATTTACCAAACAGGTTCAACAGGTAACAGAAGCATTCGAAGTTATGATCATTGTCATTGGTGTTTTCCGTGGTTTGTGCTGAGGAGTGGCTCAGAGGCTCTGGGCTATTTGAGGCCCCCCTACTATTTAATTCTTCTGCTGGGGTCAGCCCTACAGGACCCCTGGTCCTGAGTCTCTACTTACTAAAAGCACTGCATGCAGACTAATGTACCATACGCAAAACATTTTGTGCGTAATTAATAAATGCAGcatataatatgtaatataaatgtTTATTGCAATTGCTGGCTAAGGAATATACATGGTTTTGGGACTGGTCCTACAACACAGACACTTTCTCGTTAACATGATAACTTAAAAAGCATTTGATGGATCATTTTAAAACTGCAGACATATTGTCCAGGTGACAAACTGGAACTTGgaactgatcaaattttgaCACCGActgcaccaaaactgaagcagcactgcaTATTGATAGCAAAGAAAAGGGCAGCTTCAGACATTTCACACTCTTAGTGTGAAAACTCAACAAaaatttgatggatctttttcaaattgTTCAGAGGCATTGTATGGGTGacaaaatggaaatggaaaaattTTAGATAGACCCAAAATTGAAGCAAGGCTGCATAGTGATTGATATTACTCCACCAAACATAGTAAGTGATCCAGTGACCTTTGGATTACAGGCATGGTGTCTTTACTCGCAGCGTCACACACACTGCTCTTAGATATCGAGTTCTGTGAGAATGGAAGGAACCAGATAGTTGAGCATTGATTGTGTGAAAGAATGTAGCAGTTCAGGTttgttgttttcatgttttaaaaacaCAGAAGGTTGATGTGTAGCTCATCTTGAAACTATTTAGTGTATTCTGGTCCAAGTAACATCACTGCATATATTGTAGTTCTTTCTGGTTTGTTTTCAAGTACACATTCATTACCTACCAACTGACCTTAAGTGTAACTCTTTTACACATTTCAAATGACACCCATGTTATGTTtacacattttaaattatactcCCGACCAAActtgaaaaataatttaaattcagACACATGAGCTGAACCAATcacaaaatccatccatcctttttctgcACCCACTTATACTATCCAGGGTTGTAGGGTTCTGGAGCTTATCTCAGAAGATTTGGCTGCAATCCAGGCttgggcaccaacccatcacagggcacactcacacatgcataatttggtaactccagtttaGCGGGTTTGTGGGGGGAAGccagagtacctgaaggaaacccaaCAACgacacggagagaacat
This genomic interval from Paramormyrops kingsleyae isolate MSU_618 chromosome 8, PKINGS_0.4, whole genome shotgun sequence contains the following:
- the LOC140592245 gene encoding protein NLRC3-like; the encoded protein is MKMKVKLKKKYEHILEGIASQGNRTLLRSVYTEVHISKYGNKETKNDGNEMNEVEILARAQTAKQITIKCNDIFKPLSGQSNPIRIVLTKGIAGIGKTVSVQKFIVDWADGEANEDVIFVFPLHFRDLNLERDREYSLMQLLQKYFPELKELSTEFYMFKVLFIFDGLDECQFPLNFQTNDFCSDLTKDVLLDVLLTNLIKGNLLPSALIWITSRPAAAKQIPHEYVDQVTEINGFSDAQKQEYFKKRFRDHKQVEKVMSHLKNLKILDVLCHIPVFCWISATVLERMSSDEGCSGIPTTLAQMYIHFLLIQINMKKQKFQGIHEATPMELLEAEKRFILKLGELAFKQLKKEQSLFYEDNLKECGIDVTEASLLSGLCTEIFPGEDVESPGRVFSFVHLSVQEFLAALYVFECFTNRNKNLLHQYKSSKAKLMITDLHKSAVDQALKSRNGHLDLFLRFLLAMSIDSNQILLRGLLPVTENSSQSLEETITYILEKIRGDLIPEKAVNLFFCLKEMNYRFLVEELKRYRDSHSDAELSPAEWSAIVVLLLISENVQEEFDLKKYIRSEFPLLILVPVVQLYKIALLDQCNLTEKSCKAMASTITSESSLLRKLDLSNNDLQDSGVKLLSEGLRNPHCKLESLRYVLTDVDTEDGISGNMM